In Brassica rapa cultivar Chiifu-401-42 chromosome A06, CAAS_Brap_v3.01, whole genome shotgun sequence, a single window of DNA contains:
- the LOC103875264 gene encoding LOW QUALITY PROTEIN: F-box/FBD/LRR-repeat protein At3g26920 (The sequence of the model RefSeq protein was modified relative to this genomic sequence to represent the inferred CDS: deleted 1 base in 1 codon), whose amino-acid sequence MELKRRPSLSNGDRISELPDALLLQILSLLPTTKDAVATSVLSKRWRFLCKMMPSLRFCYERTNDLERFSDNVCTFLLSHQAPVLQSLHLEMNFGRGSTRDIGVLLGVAFGLHVRELDLQVYSGGEPYRFPTSLYKCGTLETLKLGPNVLVDVPFPVCLKALTTLRLYKVIVKDERSVVNLLSGCSSLENLEVITCTHSDVKTFTIAVPSLQRLTLITSIDEYELAYVINVPSLKYLYLRGLAEGDSCLIENTPELLEANITDVCGFIYEKILVSLTSLKRLTLEIDSPLDLMPVLDNSPNLQTLKLITLWFRKGDWSPPKYVAECLLNRLETFVWENYEGEIEDEREVAQYILRNASCLETATFSRTDIHPEKRLERLKELESVVRASNSCQLVFK is encoded by the exons ATGGAGTTGAAACGACG TCCAAGTTTGAGCAACGGAGACAGAATCAGTGAGCTACCGGACGCTCTGCTTCTGCAGATCTTGTCTTTACTTCCGACGACAAAAGATGCCGTGGCCACTAGTGTTTTGTCGAAACGATGGCGGTTTCTTTGTAAGATGATGCCGAGTCTCAGGTTCTGTTACGAACGCACAAATGATCTAGAGAGGTTCTCAGATAACGTCTGCACGTTTTTGCTTTCACATCAGGCTCCGGTTCTTCAGAGTTTGCATCTCGAAATGAATTTCGGAAGGGGTTCCACTAGGGATATTGGAGTACTTCTGGGGGTTGCGTTTGGACTTCATGTGCGTGAGTTGGATCTCCAAGTTTACTCTGGTGGTGAGCCGTATAGGTTTCCTACAAGCTTGTACAAATGTGGGACACTAGAGACCTTGAAACTCGGTCCTAATGTCCTTGTAGACGTCCCATTTCCGGTTTGTCTCAAGGCCCTTACAACTCTACGCCTTTACAAAGTGATCGTCAAGGACGAGCGGTCTGTTGTTAACCTTTTATCTGGCTGTTCTAGTCTTGAAAATCTGGAAGTTATAACGTGTACTCATTCTGATGTGAAGACTTTCACTATTGCTGTACCATCCTTGCAGCGTCTAACACTTATTACTAGCATTGATGAATATGAGTTGGCTTATGTGATAAATGTTCCTTCTTTGAAATATTTGTACCTTCGAGGGTTAGCAGAAGGTGACTCTTGTCTGATTGAAAATACACCTGAGCTGTTGGAGGCAAATATTACTGACGTGTGTGGTTTCATCTATGAAAAAATT CTTGTATCTCTCACTTCACTCAAACGCCTTACTTTGGAGATTGATTCACCCTTGGACctg ATGCCCGTGCTCGATAATTCTCCTAATTTGCAAACCCTCAAGCTCATTACT CTTTGGTTTAGGAAGGGAGATTGGAGTCCACCGAAGTATGTTGCTGAATGTTTGTTGAACCGTCTGGAGACATTTGTTTGGGAAAATTACGAAGGGGAGATAGAAGATGAGAGAGAGGTGGCCCAATACATCCTAAGAAATGCAAGTTGTTTGGAGACTGCAACTTTCTCCAGGACAGACATTCATCCGGAGAAGAGACTCGAGAGGTTAAAGGAACTGGAGAGTGTGGTCAGGGCTTCCAACTCATGCCAGCTTGTTTTCAAATAA
- the LOC103875261 gene encoding serine/threonine-protein kinase CDG1: protein MTCCSCFGPRRRHDVTKNPKLIKGFSDHNSRPDQPSSSANQARASQDSETQQDSSKRTECFTYRELATATNNFRLESMIGRGGFGSVYKGMLETTPGQLKNVAVKMLDTSGHQGDKEFLVEVLMLSLLRHEHLVTLFGYCAEGDQRLLVYEYMPFGSVEDHIHGYGSEEEVLDLSTRMQIALGSAKGLAYLHNVAQPPVIYRDLKTANILLDHGYKAKLSDFGLAKFGPSGDMSHVSTRVMGTHGYCAPEYASTGKLTTKSDIYSFGVVMLELITGRKPIGDACMGAKRLLVNWALPLFRDQEIRKIADPMLSIQGHHYMEEAVERALVLAYMCLREDANARPTVKEVVEALDNIVRFIERKKKKKERNIGYGRRVELEKKGAVAVSSPKETTRMLSVNEIEVEVEVEEEEEDLERERAVADAKNWAETMRALRRQSNEPPKQTTP from the exons ATGACGTGTTGCTCGTGTTTTGGTCCGAGGAGAAGACACGACGTGACGAAGAATCCAAAGCTCATCAAAGGCTTTTCCGATCACAATTCCCGACCTGACCAACCTTCTTCTTCTG CTAATCAAGCAAGAGCTTCACAGGATTCTGAAACACAGCAAGATTCTAGCAAGCGAACTGAATGTTTCACTTACCGAGAACTCGCCACCGCTACTAACAACTTCAGGCTCGAATCTATGATCGGACGTGGCGGTTTCGGTTCTGTTTACAAAGGAATGTTAGAAACTACTCCTGGACAG TTGAAGAATGTGGCTGTTAAGATGCTTGATACAAGTGGTCATCAAGGAGACAAAGAGTTTCTCGTGGAAGTACTAATGCTCTCCCTCCTGCGCCACGAACACCTCGTGACTTTGTTCGGTTACTGCGCTGAAGGAGACCAAAGACTCCTCGTCTATGAGTACATGCCTTTTGGATCCGTAGAAGATCATATCCACG GTTACGGATCTGAAGAAGAGGTTTTAGATTTGAGCACAAGGATGCAGATAGCGTTAGGATCAGCCAAAGGGTTAGCGTATCTTCACAACGTAGCTCAACCTCCTGTGATCTACAGAGACTTGAAAACCGCAAACATATTGCTAGACCATGGCTATAAAGCTAAGCTCTCTGATTTTGGGCTTGCTAAGTTTGGTCCGAGCGGTGACATGTCTCATGTCTCCACTAGAGTGATGGGAACTCACGGGTATTGCGCACCGGAGTACGCCAGCACGGGGAAGCTGACGACGAAATCTGATATCTATAGCTTTGGAGTAGTGATGCTGGAGCTTATCACTGGACGCAAACCTATTGGGGACGCATGCATGGGTGCAAAACGTTTGCTTGTGAACTGG GCGTTGCCGTTGTTTAGGGACCAAGAGATAAGAAAGATTGCAGATCCGATGTTGTCAATACAAGGCCATCATTACATGGAAGAAGCTGTGGAGAGAGCACTTGTGTTGGCGTATATGTGTTTGAGAGAAGATGCAAACGCTAGGCCAACGGTCAAGGAAGTGGTGGAGGCTTTAGATAACATAGTTAGGTTCATAGagcggaagaagaagaagaaagagagaaatattGGATATGGAAGAAGAGTGGAGTTGGAGAAGAAAGGTGCAGTGGCGGTGAGCTCACCGAAGGAGACGACGAGGATGTTGAGTGTAAATGAAATAGAAGTAGAAgtagaagtagaagaagaagaagaagatttggAGAGGGAAAGAGCTGTTGCTGATGCTAAGAACTGGGCTGAGACTATGAGAGCGTTGAGGAGACAGAGTAATGAGCCACCAAAGCAGACAACTCCTTAG
- the LOC103875265 gene encoding uncharacterized protein At2g33490 isoform X1, with product MMKASIGRLRKLTSHKVDAKEKGELVATALVDELARAGKDMQDMRDCYDRLLAAAAVTANSAYEFSESLGEMGNCLEQIAPHNDEESSRILFMLGKVQFDLQKLLDTYRSHVFKTITSPSESLLSDLRTVEDMKQQCDEKRNVFEMALVKDKGRPKSSKGERHIPPESRPAYNEFHEEATMCIFRLKSLKEGQARSLLTQAVRHHTAQMRLFYTGMKSLDTVERHVRVSAEKQHIDCDLSVHANEVEGSSEDDDDQYINKERELSFAYKENEQRVDAASISPTWGSMKMDDTDLSFPRPSVTRAAVVTADHREEYPHRMTSYSAPLFPEKKTKTNPSSNAYVLPTPSPYSNPALNPRPANHNIWHSSPLEPIKSVKDVESNSIYVRLPRPSTTDKHPHQQQTAVRYAFSGPIKPSSSKPVTTTTTDTFRPLPTPPVHQSHSPRASPTASPPPASSSSPRYNELHELPRPPGHFAPPPRRAKSPVLVGHSAPLTGWNQERNKTVSLAPPSTTNIVASPLPVPPLVVPRSYSIPSNNHRAVAQRAVRRNEDGVASPPLTPMSLSRPLESTGVARTSQIRGVGELIER from the exons ATGATGAAAGCTTCGATTGGGAGGTTAAGGAAACTAACGTCTCATAAGGTCGATGCCAAGGAGAAAGGAGAGCTCGTTGCTACGGCACTTGTTGACGAACTCGCTCGAGCCGGCaag GATATGCAAGACATGAGAGACTGCTACGATAGACtacttgctgctgctgctgtaaCGGCAAATAGTGCTTACG AGTTCTCTGAGTCATTGGGAGAGATGGGTAATTGTTTGGAGCAAATTGCGCCTCATAACGACGAAGAAAGCA GTAGAATCTTGTTTATGTTGGGTAAAGTTCAGTTTGATCTCCAGAAACTTCTTGACACATAT CGTAGTCATGTATTCAAGACGATTACGTCCCCATCAGAATCACTTCTCAGTGACCTCAGAACTGTTGAG GATATGAAGCAACAATGCGATGAGAAGAG AAATGTGTTTGAGATGGCGCTTGTGAAAGATAAAGGAAGGCCCAAAAGCAGTAAAGGAGAAAGACATATTCCTCCAGAGTCTCGACCTGCTTACAATGAGTTTCATGAAGAAGCAACAATGTGCATTTTTCGATTGAAATCTCTCAAGGAAGGACAAGCTCGTAGTCTCCTCACGCAAGCAGTCCGTCACCACACTGCTCAG ATGCGTCTGTTTTACACTGGAATGAAATCGCTCGATACTGTAGAGCGTCACGTAAGAGTTTCTGCAGAGAAACAGCACATTGACTGTGATCTCTCTGTTCATGCGAACGAAGTGGAAGGTAGTagtgaggatgatgatgaccAATACATTAACAAAGAAAGAGAACTCAGTTTTGCGTACAAAGAAAATGAGCAGAGGGTAGACGCTGCTTCTATTTCTCCGACATGGGGTTCAATGAAG ATGGACGATACAGACCTCTCCTTTCCTCGTCCTTCTGTAACAAGAGCCGCAGTGGTAACTGCTGATCACAGAGAAGAATACCCTCACAGGATGACCAGCTATTCAGCTCCGTTGTTCCcggaaaagaaaacaaagacgAATCCATCTTCCAATGCTTACGTGTTACCAACGCCTTCACCGTACTCAAACCCGGCTTTAaacccgagaccagcaaaccaCAACATATGGCATTCATCTCCGTTAGAACCGATAAAAAGCGTGAAAGACGTGGAAAGCAACAGCATCTACGTCCGCCTCCCTCGCCCTTCTACAACAGACAAGCATCCTCATCAACAGCAAACAGCTGTACGATACGCATTTTCCGGACCGATCAAACCCTCATCATCAAAACCTGTCACCACTACAACCACAGACACGTTTCGTCCTCTGCCGACTCCTCCTGTACACCAGTCTCATTCTCCGAGAGCCTCCCCTACAGCTTCACCTCctcctgcttcttcttcttccccgaGGTATAACGAGCTTCACGAGCTTCCGAGACCACCTGGCCACTTTGCACCACCGCCTAGACGAGCCAAATCCCCTGTTCTGGTTGGTCACTCGGCGCCTCTAACCGGATGGAaccaagaaagaaacaaaactgtTAGTCTCGCTCCTCCGTCCACCACCAACATTGTGGCCTCGCCACTTCCAGTTCCTCCACTGGTCGTTCCTCGAAGCTACTCTATACCTTCAAATAACCATAGAGCCGTTGCTCAACGAGCGGTCAGAAGAAACGAAGACGGAGTAGCATCCCCGCCGTTAACACCAATGAGCCTGTCTCGGCCGCTTGAGTCCACGGGAGTTGCTCGGACTAGTCAAATTAGAG GAGTAGGAGAGCTGATCGAACGATGA
- the LOC103875266 gene encoding probable inactive shikimate kinase like 1, chloroplastic — MEISAAFASLTFSGLVPRLLPPLFYPQARSAPLLSSSSSSSVKLISSHRRIAPSPCLADQSASTGVNVVDSDPIDAVKRKAMDISPQLKGASIFLVGVNNHIKTNLGKLLAESLRYYYFDSDNLIAEAAGGNVSVQALKEADEKAFKESETEVLKQLSSMGRLVVCAGDGAVQSLTNLALLRHGISIWIAVPLEIAAKGDAPFSSEPSPELYDAIKASYEKSRKGYDTADAVISLERIATKLGCEDLDTITSEELALEVLKEIEKLTRVKKMMEEASRPF; from the exons ATGGAGATCTCTGCTGCGTTTGCTTCTCTAACTTTTTCTGGACTCGttcctcgtcttcttcctccCTTGTTCTATCCTCAAGCTCGAAGTGCACCGTtgctgtcttcttcttcttcttcttctgttaaACTCATTTCTTCTCACAGACGTATAGCTCCGTCTCCGTGTCTCGCCGATCAGTCTGCTTCCACCG GGGTCAATGTTGTTGATTCGGATCCCATTGATGCTGTTAAG AGGAAAGCTATGGACATATCCCCTCAACTCAAAGGCGCTTCAATATTTCTGGTTG GGGTTAATAACCACATTAAAACCAACTTGGGGAAGCTTTTGGCTGAGTCATTGCGATATTACTACTTTGATAG TGATAATTTGATCGCTGAGGCGGCTGGTGGGAATGTGTCTGTTCAAGCTCTAAAGGAGGCTGATGAGAAGGCTTTTAAGGAATCAGAG ACTGAAGTGCTGAAGCAGCTATCATCTATGGGTCGGCTTGTAGTTTGCGCTGGAGATGGTGCAGTCCAGAGCTTGACAAATCT TGCGCTTCTAAGACACGGGATCTCCATATGGATTGCTGTTCCTCTGGAAATCGCAGCTAAAGGAGATGCTCCCTTCAGCTCAGAACCGTCCCCTGAg TTGTATGACGCAATAAAAGCGAGTTACGAAAAATCAAGAAAGGGTTATGACACAGCAGATGCAGTTATTTCCCTTGAAA GAATAGCTACAAAGCTGGGGTGCGAAGACTTGGACACAATAACTTCTGAAGAGCTTGCTTTGGAG GTCTTGAAAGAAATAGAGAAGTTGACGAGAGTAAAGAAAATGATGGAAGAAGCTTCTCGGCCTTTCTAG
- the LOC103875265 gene encoding uncharacterized protein At2g33490 isoform X2: MMKASIGRLRKLTSHKVDAKEKGELVATALVDELARAGKDMQDMRDCYDRLLAAAAVTANSAYEFSESLGEMGNCLEQIAPHNDEESSRILFMLGKVQFDLQKLLDTYRSHVFKTITSPSESLLSDLRTVEDMKQQCDEKRNVFEMALVKDKGRPKSSKGERHIPPESRPAYNEFHEEATMCIFRLKSLKEGQARSLLTQAVRHHTAQMRLFYTGMKSLDTVERHVRVSAEKQHIDCDLSVHANEVEGSSEDDDDQYINKERELSFAYKENEQRVDAASISPTWGSMKMDDTDLSFPRPSVTRAAVVTADHREEYPHRMTSYSAPLFPEKKTKTNPSSNAYVLPTPSPYSNPALNPRPANHNIWHSSPLEPIKSVKDVESNSIYVRLPRPSTTDKHPHQQQTAVRYAFSGPIKPSSSKPVTTTTTDTFRPLPTPPVHQSHSPRASPTASPPPASSSSPRYNELHELPRPPGHFAPPPRRAKSPVLVGHSAPLTGWNQERNKTVSLAPPSTTNIVASPLPVPPLVVPRSYSIPSNNHRAVAQRAVRRNEDGVASPPLTPMSLSRPLESTGVARTSQIRGY, translated from the exons ATGATGAAAGCTTCGATTGGGAGGTTAAGGAAACTAACGTCTCATAAGGTCGATGCCAAGGAGAAAGGAGAGCTCGTTGCTACGGCACTTGTTGACGAACTCGCTCGAGCCGGCaag GATATGCAAGACATGAGAGACTGCTACGATAGACtacttgctgctgctgctgtaaCGGCAAATAGTGCTTACG AGTTCTCTGAGTCATTGGGAGAGATGGGTAATTGTTTGGAGCAAATTGCGCCTCATAACGACGAAGAAAGCA GTAGAATCTTGTTTATGTTGGGTAAAGTTCAGTTTGATCTCCAGAAACTTCTTGACACATAT CGTAGTCATGTATTCAAGACGATTACGTCCCCATCAGAATCACTTCTCAGTGACCTCAGAACTGTTGAG GATATGAAGCAACAATGCGATGAGAAGAG AAATGTGTTTGAGATGGCGCTTGTGAAAGATAAAGGAAGGCCCAAAAGCAGTAAAGGAGAAAGACATATTCCTCCAGAGTCTCGACCTGCTTACAATGAGTTTCATGAAGAAGCAACAATGTGCATTTTTCGATTGAAATCTCTCAAGGAAGGACAAGCTCGTAGTCTCCTCACGCAAGCAGTCCGTCACCACACTGCTCAG ATGCGTCTGTTTTACACTGGAATGAAATCGCTCGATACTGTAGAGCGTCACGTAAGAGTTTCTGCAGAGAAACAGCACATTGACTGTGATCTCTCTGTTCATGCGAACGAAGTGGAAGGTAGTagtgaggatgatgatgaccAATACATTAACAAAGAAAGAGAACTCAGTTTTGCGTACAAAGAAAATGAGCAGAGGGTAGACGCTGCTTCTATTTCTCCGACATGGGGTTCAATGAAG ATGGACGATACAGACCTCTCCTTTCCTCGTCCTTCTGTAACAAGAGCCGCAGTGGTAACTGCTGATCACAGAGAAGAATACCCTCACAGGATGACCAGCTATTCAGCTCCGTTGTTCCcggaaaagaaaacaaagacgAATCCATCTTCCAATGCTTACGTGTTACCAACGCCTTCACCGTACTCAAACCCGGCTTTAaacccgagaccagcaaaccaCAACATATGGCATTCATCTCCGTTAGAACCGATAAAAAGCGTGAAAGACGTGGAAAGCAACAGCATCTACGTCCGCCTCCCTCGCCCTTCTACAACAGACAAGCATCCTCATCAACAGCAAACAGCTGTACGATACGCATTTTCCGGACCGATCAAACCCTCATCATCAAAACCTGTCACCACTACAACCACAGACACGTTTCGTCCTCTGCCGACTCCTCCTGTACACCAGTCTCATTCTCCGAGAGCCTCCCCTACAGCTTCACCTCctcctgcttcttcttcttccccgaGGTATAACGAGCTTCACGAGCTTCCGAGACCACCTGGCCACTTTGCACCACCGCCTAGACGAGCCAAATCCCCTGTTCTGGTTGGTCACTCGGCGCCTCTAACCGGATGGAaccaagaaagaaacaaaactgtTAGTCTCGCTCCTCCGTCCACCACCAACATTGTGGCCTCGCCACTTCCAGTTCCTCCACTGGTCGTTCCTCGAAGCTACTCTATACCTTCAAATAACCATAGAGCCGTTGCTCAACGAGCGGTCAGAAGAAACGAAGACGGAGTAGCATCCCCGCCGTTAACACCAATGAGCCTGTCTCGGCCGCTTGAGTCCACGGGAGTTGCTCGGACTAGTCAAATTAGAG GTTATTAA
- the LOC103875263 gene encoding probable protein S-acyltransferase 7 — protein sequence MYVVPPPERSGSGSDRDLRVYQTWKGSNIFFLQGRFVFGPDVRSLALTICLIAVPVTIFCIFVARKLMDDFSDSWGVSILAVAVVFTIYDLILLLVTSGKDPGIIPRNAHPPEPEAFEGNMDAGAGQTPQLRLPRIKEVEVNGITFKVKYCDTCMLYRPPRCSHCSICNNCVEKFDHHCPWVGQCIGLRNYRFFFMFVFSTTLLCIYVHAFCWVYIRKITESEHTTIWKAMLKTPASIVLIIYTFISMWFVGGLTAFHLYLISTNQTTYENFRYRYDRRSNPHNKGVVNNFKETFCSAIPPSKNDFRALVHREPPLPPRSVAGGFMSPNMGKANDDIEMGRKAVWADMGPAMSEHGNNERLHVKDGELGELSPDVRTTVDEQRDRPGVHPRRSSWGRKSGSWDMSPEVMALAGRVGGEQHQNRGGSSSGSGLVTENRHT from the exons ATGTATGTTGTGCCTCCGCCTGAACGATCCGGTTCGGGATCCGACCGTGATTTAAGGGTTTACCAAACTTGGAAAGGCAGCAAT ATATTCTTTCTTCAGGGAAGGTTTGTATTCGGGCCAGACGTAAGATCATTGGCCCTGACAATATGTCTCATCGCTGTTCCCGTTACAATTTTCTGCATATTTGTCGCGAGGAAGCTAATGGATGACTTCTCTGATAGCTGGGGAGTATCTATATTAGCTGTTGCCGTTGTCTTCACCATTTAT GATTTAATTCTTCTACTGGTTACATCCGGAAAAGATCCAGGAATCATCCCGAGAAATGCTCATCCTCCAGAGCCTGAAGCTTTTGAAGGCAACATGGATGCAGGAGCTGGCCAGACTCCTCAGTTGCGGCTGCCTCGCATTAAGGAAGTAGAGGTTAATGGAATCACATTTAAGGTCAAGTACTGTGACACTTGCATGCTCTATAGACCTCCTCGCTGTTCCCATTGCTCCATTTGTAACAACTGCGTTGAAAAGTTTGACCATCACTGCCCTTGGGTTGGCCAGTGTATTGGTCTG AGGAACTACCGATTCTTCTTCATGTTTGTCTTCTCCACGACACTTCTCTGTATATATGTGCATGCCTTCTGCTGGGTCTATATAAGGAAGATCACTGAATCAGAGCATACAACTATTTGGAAGGCAATGCTCAAAACTCCTGCCTCCATTGTATTGATAATCTACACATTCATATCGATGTGGTTTGTTGGTGGCTTAACAGCTTTCCATCTATATCTCATCAGCACAAACCAG ACTACATATGAGAATTTCAGATACAGATATGATAGACGAAGCAACCCACACAACAAGGGAGTGGTTAACAACTTCAAAGAAACGTTTTGCTCAGCAATCCCTCCTTCAAAGAATGACTTTAGAGCCTTGGTCCATCGTGAACCTCCGTTGCCTCCTAGATCTGTTGCAGGTGGGTTTATGAGTCCGAACATGGGTAAAGCCAACGATGATATTGAGATGGGAAGGAAAGCTGTTTGGGCAGACATGGGTCCTGCAATGTCAGAGCATGGTAACAATGAACGGTTGCATGTTAAGGATGGTGAGTTAGGCGAGCTATCTCCTGACGTTAGGACAACAGTTGATGAACAGAGGGATAGGCCTGGTGTGCATCCAAGGCGCTCAAGCTGGGGAAGGAAAAGCGGGAGCTGGGATATGTCGCCAGAAGTTATGGCCTTGGCAGGACGAGTAGGAGGAGAACAACACCAGAACCGTGGAGGAAGCAGCAGTGGAAGTGGTTTAGTGACTGAGAACCGGCATACATAG